One window of Nocardia sp. NBC_00508 genomic DNA carries:
- a CDS encoding NAD(P)H-dependent flavin oxidoreductase: MDPDKRLPPSPGPRAPLAWAHWIGARIPLVNAPMGAVAGGRLAAAVTAAGGLGMIGMGSAGSVRALERELPHVRGVDGPFGIGLVDWVVAAEPELLEVAIAARPALISVSFGTDLDWAARVTDAGIVAATQVYTAQDAQRAQDAGVGVLVARGVEGGGHGAVTTTLLPLLEAVLNVASVPVLAAGGIGAPASLAAALRAGASGAWLGTCLAACEESLLSETGRRALVAARGEDTVLTRTYDVGMELPWPTRFPARVLRTGFTDRWAGREDDLAADRSARAALAAAIAADDPAVAPIDAGQGVGLVTAVEPAARVLERLWSGATAHLADGPAEG, translated from the coding sequence ATGGACCCCGATAAACGACTTCCTCCCTCGCCGGGACCGCGTGCCCCACTCGCCTGGGCACACTGGATCGGCGCGCGAATTCCGCTGGTCAACGCGCCGATGGGCGCAGTGGCGGGCGGACGGCTCGCCGCGGCGGTGACCGCCGCGGGCGGCCTCGGCATGATCGGGATGGGCAGCGCCGGCTCGGTCCGAGCGCTGGAGCGGGAACTGCCGCACGTCCGCGGGGTCGACGGCCCATTCGGCATCGGATTGGTCGACTGGGTGGTCGCCGCGGAGCCGGAATTGCTGGAGGTCGCTATCGCGGCGCGGCCCGCACTGATCTCGGTGAGTTTCGGCACCGACCTGGACTGGGCCGCCCGCGTCACGGACGCGGGGATCGTCGCGGCGACTCAGGTGTACACCGCGCAGGACGCGCAACGTGCGCAGGACGCGGGTGTCGGGGTCCTCGTGGCCCGCGGTGTGGAAGGCGGCGGTCATGGCGCCGTGACCACGACGTTGCTGCCGCTCCTGGAGGCGGTGCTGAACGTCGCGTCGGTTCCGGTGCTCGCGGCAGGCGGAATCGGCGCACCCGCGAGCCTGGCTGCCGCGCTCCGAGCGGGCGCGAGTGGCGCGTGGTTGGGCACCTGCCTGGCGGCCTGCGAGGAATCACTGCTGTCGGAGACCGGTCGGCGAGCGCTCGTCGCCGCACGTGGCGAGGACACCGTCTTGACCCGCACATACGACGTAGGGATGGAATTACCCTGGCCCACACGGTTTCCCGCGCGGGTGCTGCGCACCGGGTTCACCGATCGGTGGGCCGGCCGGGAGGACGACCTCGCCGCGGATCGATCCGCCCGCGCGGCGCTGGCCGCCGCGATCGCCGCGGACGATCCCGCTGTCGCACCCATCGACGCGGGGCAAGGCGTCGGTCTGGTCACCGCCGTGGAACCGGCCGCGCGAGTGCTCGAGCGGCTCTGGTCGGGCGCGACAGCGCACCTCGCGGACGGACCGGCCGAGGGCTGA
- a CDS encoding TetR/AcrR family transcriptional regulator: MPTTPRARARAQTMNDIVRIGREHLATDGAAALSLRAVARDLGVVSSAVYRYVRSRDELLTLLVVDGYNALGDAVDAALADAAEDPIDRLRVLGRAVRSWALAEPARYGLLFGTPVPGYDAPAAETVAPGTRVIATMQTLFARANQAGKLAAPGREPRVSAPLAGSFARIRDEFQLELPDWLVVRGVTFWVGLFGAVSADVFDMYGADSFADRDELFDLQLDALLDMLGYRG, from the coding sequence ATGCCGACGACACCCCGCGCCCGCGCCAGGGCACAGACCATGAACGACATCGTCCGGATCGGACGCGAGCACCTGGCGACCGACGGCGCCGCCGCGCTCTCCCTGCGTGCGGTGGCGCGCGACCTCGGCGTGGTTTCCTCGGCCGTCTACCGCTACGTCCGCAGTCGCGACGAGCTGCTCACCCTGCTGGTAGTGGATGGCTACAACGCGCTCGGCGACGCGGTGGACGCCGCGCTGGCCGACGCCGCGGAGGATCCGATCGACCGGCTGCGCGTCCTCGGCCGCGCCGTGCGGAGCTGGGCGCTGGCCGAGCCCGCCCGCTATGGCTTGCTGTTCGGCACACCGGTGCCGGGCTACGACGCGCCCGCGGCGGAGACCGTCGCGCCGGGCACGCGGGTGATCGCCACTATGCAAACCCTCTTCGCCCGCGCCAACCAGGCGGGCAAGCTCGCGGCACCCGGCCGGGAACCACGCGTATCCGCCCCGCTGGCAGGCAGTTTCGCGCGGATCCGGGACGAGTTCCAGCTCGAACTGCCCGACTGGCTGGTGGTCCGCGGCGTGACGTTCTGGGTCGGCTTGTTCGGCGCGGTGAGCGCGGACGTCTTCGACATGTACGGTGCCGACTCATTCGCCGACCGCGACGAACTGTTCGATCTCCAACTGGACGCGCTGCTGGACATGCTCGGGTATCGCGGCTGA